One Luteibacter sp. 9135 DNA segment encodes these proteins:
- the fliD gene encoding flagellar filament capping protein FliD gives MATGSTSVSIGSSSIDVTSIVNNLVANKRAAKDKQIAAAQSSTTTQISAIGNFNSSLTSLQSAIKALSDGTAFKAQKTTVGDSTILTATADASAKPSVYNVNVTQLAASQKTTSVAFTDAKTAVGTGTLTLAVGSKSMSVDITAPANTLQDVRDAINNSKSNPGVSASIVTGTDGAHLVLTSLTTGAANAFTVTSSGGDGGLAKLNFDPSTSTPTIKAQDALFTIDGTAASSATNTTGVAIDGVTLSLAKVGTSSVTIATDTSAVSTAMQSLVTSYNSFVSTYSTLTKYDATNQQVGALIGDATINSIKNQVSTLLGSQLTGATASPRSLSDLGVQFQVDGTLKYDATKLTGALATNPGGVQALLSGSSGIAPKLDALITGWTSSSGILTQRTTNLNQKIKDLTAQQTAYDRTISDYTTRLTTQYGALDAMMTKLSNTSSFLTQQFDSLSKSS, from the coding sequence ATGGCCACCGGTTCAACCAGCGTCTCGATCGGCTCCAGCTCTATCGACGTCACCTCGATCGTCAACAACCTCGTTGCCAACAAGCGCGCGGCCAAAGACAAACAGATCGCCGCGGCGCAGAGCAGCACCACCACCCAGATTTCGGCGATCGGCAATTTCAACTCGTCCCTGACGAGCTTGCAGTCCGCCATCAAGGCGCTGAGCGACGGCACTGCGTTCAAGGCGCAGAAGACCACGGTCGGCGACTCCACCATCCTTACGGCTACAGCCGACGCCTCGGCTAAGCCCAGCGTCTATAACGTCAACGTTACCCAGCTCGCCGCATCGCAGAAGACCACCTCGGTGGCCTTTACCGATGCGAAGACGGCGGTGGGTACGGGCACCCTCACCCTCGCGGTGGGCTCGAAGTCCATGAGCGTCGACATCACTGCGCCGGCGAACACGCTGCAGGACGTCCGCGACGCGATCAACAACTCCAAGAGCAACCCTGGCGTCAGCGCCTCCATCGTCACCGGCACCGATGGCGCCCACCTCGTGCTCACCTCGCTGACTACCGGCGCGGCGAACGCCTTCACCGTCACGTCCAGCGGTGGCGACGGCGGGCTGGCCAAGCTCAATTTCGACCCCAGCACGTCCACGCCGACGATCAAGGCTCAGGATGCCCTGTTCACCATCGACGGGACCGCGGCCAGCAGCGCCACCAATACCACGGGCGTGGCGATTGACGGGGTCACGCTTTCGCTGGCCAAGGTCGGCACCAGTAGTGTCACGATCGCGACGGACACCAGCGCCGTCAGCACGGCGATGCAGTCGCTGGTCACGTCCTATAACTCGTTCGTGTCCACGTACAGCACGCTGACCAAATACGATGCGACCAACCAGCAGGTCGGCGCCCTGATCGGCGACGCTACGATCAACTCGATCAAGAACCAGGTCTCCACGCTTCTCGGCTCACAGCTCACCGGTGCCACCGCCAGCCCGCGGTCGCTGAGCGACCTGGGCGTCCAGTTCCAGGTGGACGGCACACTGAAGTACGACGCCACCAAGCTGACCGGCGCCCTGGCGACCAATCCGGGTGGCGTCCAGGCACTGCTCAGCGGCAGCAGCGGCATCGCGCCTAAGCTCGACGCGCTGATCACCGGCTGGACGTCCTCCAGCGGCATCCTGACCCAGCGTACGACCAACCTGAACCAGAAGATCAAGGATCTGACCGCTCAGCAGACCGCCTATGACCGGACCATCAGCGACTACACGACTCGGCTGACCACGCAGTACGGCGCGCTGGACGCGATGATGACCAAGCTCAGCAACACCAGCAGCTTTCTGACGCAGCAGTTCGATTCGCTGTCCAAATCGTCCTGA
- a CDS encoding flagellin N-terminal helical domain-containing protein has product MALTINTNIMSMNAQRNLSMTQTKLSSAIERLSSGSKINSAKDDAAGLAISTRMTTQINGLNRAVQNANDGISLSQTTESALDEVTNNLQRIRELAVQSTNASNSSSDRAALDAEVQQRLSEVTRIATQTNFNGMKVLDGSAQNLSFQVGANVGEVINVSLNQGMKSNQVGQLAAGSATPPLVATAAVAGTKGTTVAGSATTNFDFSTTASSFSVNGQTVTLNQNYTNAAGLATAINTQLSANGSGASATQTGGTFTFTNTANGATSPTVAGAGAAALFGTTTSTAGTADVAVGDATPITLAAGDLTLKVGSNAAFSVTGTFKSTQDMADAINSKSGEGINAYVATDGSLKFASSSAITVGGTKAAASGFTAGTVAVSTTSTLADSSVKTVDGANDTINRIDAALQSVSDLRSTLGAVQNRFESTISNLQNISQNLSSSKSAITDTDFAQETANMSSAQILQQAGVSVLAQANQSQQIVTKLLQ; this is encoded by the coding sequence ATGGCACTGACCATCAACACCAATATCATGTCGATGAACGCTCAGCGTAACCTGAGCATGACGCAGACCAAGCTGTCTTCGGCCATCGAGCGTCTCTCGTCGGGTAGCAAGATCAACAGCGCGAAGGACGACGCCGCCGGCCTCGCCATCTCCACCCGCATGACCACTCAGATCAACGGTCTGAACCGCGCGGTGCAGAATGCCAACGACGGTATCTCGCTGTCGCAGACGACTGAGTCGGCTCTGGACGAAGTCACGAACAACCTGCAGCGCATCCGCGAGCTGGCCGTGCAGTCCACCAACGCGTCCAACTCCTCGTCGGATCGCGCCGCGCTCGACGCCGAAGTGCAGCAGCGCCTCTCGGAAGTCACGCGTATCGCCACGCAGACCAACTTCAACGGCATGAAGGTCCTGGACGGTTCCGCCCAGAACCTCAGCTTCCAGGTCGGCGCGAACGTCGGTGAAGTCATCAACGTCAGCCTCAACCAGGGCATGAAGTCCAACCAGGTCGGCCAGCTGGCCGCCGGTTCCGCCACCCCGCCGCTCGTCGCCACGGCCGCCGTCGCCGGTACCAAGGGCACGACCGTCGCTGGCTCGGCCACGACCAACTTCGACTTCTCGACCACCGCGTCGTCGTTCTCGGTCAATGGGCAGACGGTCACGCTGAACCAGAACTACACCAACGCCGCTGGCCTCGCCACCGCGATCAACACCCAGCTTTCGGCCAACGGTTCCGGCGCGTCGGCTACCCAGACGGGTGGTACGTTCACCTTCACCAACACGGCCAACGGTGCGACGTCGCCGACCGTCGCTGGTGCAGGCGCCGCCGCGCTGTTCGGTACCACGACCTCGACGGCCGGTACGGCCGACGTCGCCGTCGGCGATGCCACGCCGATCACGCTGGCTGCGGGCGACCTGACCCTGAAGGTCGGCAGCAACGCTGCATTCAGTGTCACCGGTACCTTCAAGTCCACGCAGGACATGGCCGACGCGATCAACTCGAAGTCCGGCGAAGGTATCAATGCCTATGTCGCCACCGATGGCTCGCTGAAGTTCGCGTCCTCCTCGGCCATCACCGTCGGCGGCACCAAGGCAGCGGCCTCGGGCTTCACCGCTGGTACTGTCGCCGTCTCGACCACCTCCACCCTGGCCGATTCCAGTGTGAAGACGGTCGATGGCGCCAACGACACGATCAACCGCATCGATGCCGCGCTGCAGTCGGTCTCCGACCTGCGCTCCACCCTCGGCGCGGTGCAGAACCGCTTCGAGTCGACCATCTCCAACCTGCAGAACATCTCGCAGAACCTGAGCTCGTCGAAGTCGGCCATCACCGACACCGACTTCGCCCAGGAAACCGCGAACATGTCCTCGGCTCAGATCCTGCAGCAGGCCGGTGTCTCCGTCCTCGCCCAGGCCAACCAGAGCCAGCAGATCGTCACCAAGCTGCTCCAGTAA
- the flgL gene encoding flagellar hook-associated protein FlgL produces MRISTSWGAQQSVNSMLDRQYQLSQTQLALGNGKAIQSPADNPAAAARSVDISAASAQNDQYTRNINSATTRLSTEETALSSAGNILDRVRTLTLQGVNGTQTDQSRQSIATELRQTLNQLVALGNTKDGQGEYVFAGSRTTTQPFTIDGLSVSYGGDQTQRMVAAAAGLQVATGDSGDDVFMAIRGGNGTFVTSAAAANTGTAVVGSTSVTDATQWDGGQYSVNFTSATTYEVHDATNPTGPALSTGTYTGDVGTINFKGAQLNVTGTPATGDSFSVGPSSSQDVFSTIAGIIQAFEAPGGSAAMNNQVNGQLQNLDQASTNFMNTRTRIGARMNTLDQQSDIGSDVKLSYDSTLSDLNDLDYASAASKYTQQQTALDAAQQSYVKMQNLSLFNYLK; encoded by the coding sequence ATGCGTATTTCGACGTCATGGGGTGCCCAGCAGTCCGTCAACAGCATGCTGGACCGGCAGTACCAGCTGTCGCAGACGCAGCTCGCGCTGGGCAACGGCAAGGCCATCCAGTCGCCGGCCGACAACCCGGCCGCCGCCGCGCGCTCCGTGGACATCAGTGCGGCCAGCGCGCAGAACGACCAGTACACGCGCAACATCAACTCGGCCACGACGCGACTGTCGACGGAAGAAACCGCGCTGTCGTCCGCCGGCAACATCCTCGATCGCGTGCGCACCCTCACCTTGCAGGGCGTCAACGGCACACAGACCGACCAGTCCCGGCAGTCGATCGCTACTGAACTGCGGCAGACGCTCAACCAGCTCGTGGCACTGGGCAATACCAAGGACGGGCAGGGCGAATACGTCTTCGCCGGCAGCCGCACCACCACACAGCCTTTTACGATCGACGGCTTGTCGGTCAGCTACGGCGGCGACCAGACCCAGCGCATGGTGGCCGCGGCCGCCGGCCTGCAGGTCGCCACCGGCGACAGCGGCGACGACGTCTTCATGGCGATCCGCGGCGGTAACGGCACCTTCGTGACCTCGGCCGCGGCCGCCAACACGGGCACGGCGGTGGTCGGCTCCACCTCGGTCACCGACGCCACGCAGTGGGATGGCGGCCAGTACTCGGTCAACTTCACGTCGGCCACCACGTATGAAGTGCATGACGCCACCAATCCGACCGGGCCGGCGCTGTCCACGGGCACGTATACGGGCGATGTCGGCACGATCAACTTCAAGGGCGCGCAGCTCAATGTCACGGGTACGCCCGCGACGGGCGACTCCTTCAGCGTAGGGCCGTCCTCCTCGCAGGACGTCTTTTCAACCATCGCGGGCATCATCCAGGCGTTCGAAGCGCCAGGCGGCAGCGCGGCGATGAACAACCAGGTCAACGGGCAGCTGCAGAACCTCGACCAGGCCTCCACGAATTTCATGAACACGCGTACCCGCATCGGCGCACGCATGAACACGCTGGATCAGCAGTCGGACATCGGCTCGGACGTGAAGTTGTCCTACGACAGCACGCTTTCGGACCTGAACGACCTGGACTATGCCAGCGCCGCCAGTAAGTACACGCAGCAGCAGACGGCATTGGATGCCGCCCAGCAGTCCTACGTGAAGATGCAGAACCTCTCGCTGTTCAATTACCTGAAGTAG